A portion of the Pseudoxanthomonas sp. JBR18 genome contains these proteins:
- a CDS encoding FtsX-like permease family protein has product MKYLHLVWAALLRRKTRTILTLVSILAAFLLFGLLNGVRESFAQAGQSALGAKRLQTGSRLSFIDTLPLSLNDRIARVDGVTKVTYANWFGGAYQDARNQIFSFAVAPNYLDLYPEIEVDPAQREAFANTRTGILVGQALMKRFNWKVGQKIPLISTIFPNSDGSKNWAFDIVGVMRGAESSTSGWDDQMILMHYKYFEESSPYVDGDVGWYVAGVADPNQADRVAKAIDALSVNSDHETKTQTESAAMASWMKQTADIGLIVGSIMGAVFFTLLLLTGNTMALAVRERTAELAVLKVLGFRDGAVLSLVLAESVLQVVLGGVIGLGIAALLGPILTAGSGGMLNLPPVGLHSWALGLSLMVGIGLLVGLLPALRAGRLNIVDALAGR; this is encoded by the coding sequence ATGAAATACCTGCACCTGGTCTGGGCCGCGCTGCTGCGGCGCAAGACCCGCACGATCCTCACGCTGGTCTCGATCCTGGCGGCGTTCCTGCTGTTCGGCCTGCTCAACGGCGTGCGCGAAAGCTTCGCCCAGGCCGGCCAGAGCGCGCTGGGCGCCAAGCGTCTGCAGACCGGTTCGCGCCTGTCCTTCATCGATACCTTGCCGCTCTCGCTCAACGACCGCATCGCGCGGGTCGACGGGGTGACCAAGGTGACCTACGCCAACTGGTTCGGCGGCGCCTACCAAGACGCGCGCAACCAGATCTTCAGCTTTGCGGTGGCACCCAACTATCTGGACCTGTATCCGGAGATCGAGGTCGATCCGGCCCAGCGCGAAGCTTTCGCCAACACCCGCACCGGCATCCTGGTCGGGCAGGCGCTGATGAAGCGCTTCAACTGGAAGGTCGGGCAGAAGATCCCGCTGATCTCGACCATCTTCCCCAACAGTGACGGCAGCAAGAACTGGGCATTCGACATCGTCGGCGTCATGCGCGGCGCCGAGAGCAGCACCTCGGGCTGGGACGACCAGATGATCCTGATGCACTACAAGTACTTCGAGGAGTCCTCGCCCTACGTCGACGGCGACGTGGGCTGGTACGTGGCCGGCGTGGCCGATCCCAACCAGGCCGATCGCGTGGCCAAGGCCATCGACGCGCTGTCGGTCAACTCCGACCACGAGACCAAGACCCAGACCGAATCGGCAGCGATGGCCTCGTGGATGAAGCAGACCGCCGACATCGGCCTGATCGTCGGCTCGATCATGGGCGCGGTGTTCTTCACCCTGCTGCTGCTGACCGGCAACACCATGGCCCTGGCCGTGCGCGAGCGCACCGCCGAGCTGGCGGTGCTCAAGGTGCTGGGCTTCCGCGATGGCGCGGTGCTGTCCCTGGTGCTGGCCGAGTCGGTGCTGCAGGTGGTGCTGGGCGGGGTGATCGGACTGGGCATCGCCGCTCTGCTGGGTCCGATCCTGACTGCCGGCAGCGGCGGGATGCTCAACCTGCCGCCGGTGGGCCTGCACAGCTGGGCGCTGGGCCTGTCGCTGATGGTGGGCATCGGCCTGCTGGTCGGCCTGCTGCCCGCGCTGCGCGCCGGGCGTTTGAACATCGTCGATGCCCTGGCCGGGCGCTGA
- a CDS encoding ABC transporter permease has protein sequence MRFLKSFARGVGLFVVVLIGLAAWLGLPWFVLLALAVVFAAWMLLTRRGRQAGSVTQVGLSTLRERIGSSAVIVVGIAGVVAVLVALLAMAEGYRATLRASGSEDTAIVLRGASSAEVMSTLSHDAVNQIAQAPGVARSADNQPLVSPELVVAANLPLRKGGPDETGSVQLRGVGPAAWTVRPNVKVVEGGKFTPGRRELMAGVGAQRQFKGLEPGKQIRLGSQLWTVTGIFRAGDASDSELWADAEVVATTYRRGSTRASVTAKLTSPQAFAGFKAALAANPQLDVEADTTLDYYSKQSQQMTTVIRIIGMVVGAIMGIGAVFGALNTMFATVAARAREIATLRAIGFRGLPVVVAVMLETMLLALLGGVLGGVLAWVIFNGFTASTLAGGVGQLTFAFDVSPAVLWTGIKWALAIGFVGGLFPALRAARQPITVALREV, from the coding sequence ATGCGCTTCCTGAAATCCTTTGCTCGCGGCGTGGGGCTGTTCGTCGTCGTGCTGATCGGCCTGGCGGCCTGGCTGGGCCTGCCGTGGTTCGTGCTGCTGGCGCTGGCGGTGGTGTTCGCCGCATGGATGCTGCTGACCCGACGCGGTCGCCAGGCCGGCTCGGTCACCCAAGTCGGGCTGAGCACGCTGCGCGAGCGCATCGGCTCCTCGGCGGTGATCGTGGTCGGCATCGCCGGCGTGGTCGCGGTGCTGGTGGCACTGCTGGCCATGGCCGAGGGCTATCGCGCCACGCTGCGCGCCAGCGGCAGCGAGGACACGGCCATCGTGCTGCGCGGCGCGTCCTCGGCCGAGGTGATGTCCACGCTCTCGCACGACGCGGTCAACCAGATTGCGCAGGCGCCGGGCGTGGCACGCAGTGCCGACAACCAGCCGCTGGTCTCGCCCGAACTGGTGGTCGCGGCCAACCTGCCACTGCGCAAGGGAGGGCCGGACGAAACCGGCAGCGTGCAATTGCGCGGCGTCGGCCCGGCCGCCTGGACCGTGCGCCCCAACGTCAAGGTCGTGGAGGGCGGCAAGTTCACGCCCGGGCGGCGCGAACTGATGGCCGGCGTCGGTGCCCAGCGCCAGTTCAAGGGGCTGGAACCGGGCAAGCAGATCCGCCTGGGCAGCCAGCTGTGGACGGTGACCGGCATCTTCCGCGCCGGCGATGCCAGCGACTCGGAGCTGTGGGCTGATGCCGAAGTGGTGGCCACCACCTATCGCCGCGGCAGCACCCGTGCCTCGGTCACCGCCAAGCTGACCAGCCCGCAGGCCTTCGCCGGATTCAAGGCGGCGCTGGCCGCCAACCCGCAGCTGGACGTGGAGGCCGACACCACGCTGGACTACTACAGCAAGCAGTCCCAGCAGATGACCACCGTCATCCGCATCATCGGCATGGTGGTGGGCGCGATCATGGGCATCGGCGCGGTGTTCGGCGCGCTCAACACCATGTTCGCCACCGTCGCCGCGCGCGCCCGCGAAATCGCCACCCTGCGCGCCATCGGCTTCCGCGGCCTGCCGGTGGTGGTGGCGGTGATGCTGGAGACCATGCTGCTGGCCCTGCTGGGCGGCGTGCTCGGCGGCGTGCTGGCCTGGGTGATCTTCAACGGCTTCACCGCCTCGACCCTGGCCGGCGGCGTGGGCCAGCTGACCTTCGCCTTCGACGTGTCTCCGGCGGTGCTGTGGACCGGCATCAAGTGGGCGCTGGCGATCGGCTTCGTCGGCGGTCTGTTCCCCGCCCTGCGCGCCGCGCGTCAGCCGATCACCGTGGCCCTGCGCGAGGTGTAA
- a CDS encoding NTP transferase domain-containing protein → MSGHVAIVLAAGGSRRLGRPKQLIRRNGETLVSRALRLARATSPRRLLLVVGARAAEIVGLVQADDVQVVVNPRWRDGLSSSVLAARAALAEEQDPATGCMLLACDQPALEIDHLTALLHAAAQAPAGCAGIVHGARIGIPAVVSLAQLRQADPHGDAGLRELLNAMPPACAGMVVAPQLCMDLDTPPDLDLAAQQGLIDRASV, encoded by the coding sequence GTGAGCGGTCATGTCGCCATCGTGCTCGCAGCCGGTGGCAGCCGCCGCCTGGGACGTCCCAAGCAGTTGATCCGACGTAACGGCGAAACGCTGGTGAGCCGTGCGTTGCGCCTGGCACGGGCCACCTCACCCCGGCGCCTGTTACTGGTGGTCGGCGCACGCGCCGCCGAGATCGTCGGCCTGGTCCAGGCCGACGATGTGCAGGTGGTGGTCAACCCGCGCTGGCGCGATGGCCTGTCCAGCAGCGTCCTGGCCGCGCGTGCCGCACTGGCCGAAGAGCAGGACCCTGCCACCGGGTGCATGCTGCTGGCCTGCGATCAGCCCGCACTGGAGATCGACCATTTGACCGCGCTCCTGCACGCCGCCGCGCAGGCGCCGGCAGGCTGTGCTGGCATCGTCCACGGCGCGCGGATCGGCATCCCCGCCGTGGTGTCCCTGGCGCAGCTGCGCCAGGCCGATCCCCATGGCGATGCCGGGCTGCGCGAACTCCTCAACGCCATGCCGCCCGCGTGCGCCGGCATGGTCGTGGCGCCACAGCTGTGCATGGACCTGGATACGCCCCCCGATCTGGACCTCGCCGCGCAACAGGGATTGATCGATCGCGCCAGCGTCTAG
- a CDS encoding XdhC/CoxI family protein produces the protein MRPMKDDVIPIAPVADVHRTVMEAAASADDAHAALALVVDTEGSTYVRAGAMALFDGQGGQVGWLSGGCLEPEIETRALAAAQAGQVDWMELDTRADEDLLSGSAVGCRGRLLLALLPLAWLPGWTRAVEAWRDGTDLELTLRSVGEQRIALGLGQTDWRLPSTPVPGQVQAGVRLLLKAPPRMVLFGAGPETPWLLPLLRDAGWVITLVERRPRWSPDTGVTPMPDHWEARTPAAGVMQPSVAGADAALVMHHNFELDREALEALAASDIPFIGLLGPRRRRDDLFRLLPAAAVSALGKRLRSPVGLDLGGRGAQAIALSIAAQLQAWHHGRVA, from the coding sequence ATGCGGCCCATGAAGGACGACGTGATTCCCATCGCCCCGGTGGCCGACGTACATCGCACCGTGATGGAAGCGGCCGCGTCGGCCGACGATGCCCACGCGGCGCTGGCCCTGGTGGTGGACACCGAGGGCTCGACCTATGTGCGGGCCGGGGCGATGGCACTGTTCGACGGGCAGGGCGGTCAGGTGGGCTGGCTGAGCGGCGGCTGCCTGGAACCGGAGATCGAGACCAGGGCGCTGGCCGCCGCACAGGCTGGTCAAGTCGATTGGATGGAACTGGACACCCGTGCAGATGAGGATCTGCTCTCCGGCTCGGCGGTGGGGTGCCGTGGCCGGTTGCTGCTGGCGCTGCTGCCGCTGGCCTGGCTACCGGGCTGGACGCGCGCGGTGGAGGCGTGGCGCGACGGGACGGACCTGGAGCTGACACTGCGCAGCGTTGGCGAGCAGCGCATCGCGCTGGGACTGGGCCAGACCGACTGGCGTCTCCCAAGCACGCCGGTGCCGGGCCAGGTCCAGGCCGGCGTGCGTCTGTTGCTCAAGGCGCCCCCGCGCATGGTGCTGTTCGGCGCCGGGCCGGAGACCCCCTGGCTGTTGCCGTTGCTGCGCGACGCCGGCTGGGTCATCACCCTGGTCGAGCGTCGTCCGCGTTGGTCGCCGGACACCGGCGTCACCCCGATGCCCGATCACTGGGAAGCCAGGACACCTGCGGCCGGCGTGATGCAGCCATCGGTCGCCGGCGCCGATGCAGCGCTGGTGATGCACCACAATTTCGAACTGGATCGCGAGGCGCTGGAGGCGCTGGCGGCGTCCGATATTCCCTTCATCGGCCTGCTCGGTCCGCGCCGTCGCCGGGACGACCTGTTCCGGCTGCTGCCAGCCGCGGCGGTGTCGGCCCTGGGCAAGCGCCTGCGCTCGCCGGTGGGCCTGGACCTGGGGGGGCGCGGGGCACAGGCCATCGCCCTGAGCATCGCCGCGCAGCTGCAGGCCTGGCACCACGGGCGCGTGGCGTGA
- the rarD gene encoding EamA family transporter RarD has translation MTAVAAVDRRGVAATVAAFVAWGLFPLYWHLLREVPALQIIAHRVVWSAVLVVGWLTLCQGGGWLRRIAAQPRALPTLAASSVLISFNWGLYIWAVNNGHVVESSLGYFINPLVSVLLGVLVLGERLTRLQWVSVVLAGLGVAWLTWQTGRAPWIAIGLATSFGAYGLLRKLVQVDAVPGLGLESLYLLLPALGLVAWGETGHGGGFHAGWGLGTDLLLVLGGVITAGPLVGFAYGVRRIPLSLVGLLQYIAPTLQLLLGVVVFGEPFGAARAIGFVLIWVGLVAFIGDTLLRTRRLRV, from the coding sequence ATGACGGCGGTCGCGGCCGTGGACCGGCGCGGCGTCGCGGCGACCGTCGCTGCGTTCGTCGCCTGGGGCCTGTTTCCGCTGTACTGGCACCTGCTGCGCGAGGTGCCGGCACTGCAGATCATCGCCCACCGGGTGGTGTGGAGCGCCGTGCTGGTGGTCGGATGGCTGACGCTGTGCCAAGGGGGTGGGTGGCTGCGGCGGATCGCCGCCCAGCCGCGTGCGCTGCCCACGCTGGCGGCCAGCAGCGTGTTGATCAGCTTCAACTGGGGGCTGTACATCTGGGCGGTGAACAACGGCCATGTGGTGGAAAGCAGCCTGGGTTACTTCATCAATCCGCTGGTGAGCGTGCTGCTGGGGGTCCTGGTGCTGGGCGAGCGGCTGACCCGGCTGCAATGGGTGTCGGTGGTGCTGGCCGGGCTGGGCGTGGCATGGCTGACCTGGCAGACCGGACGAGCACCGTGGATCGCGATCGGCCTGGCGACCTCCTTTGGTGCCTACGGCCTGCTGCGCAAGCTGGTGCAGGTGGACGCGGTGCCGGGCCTGGGCCTGGAAAGCCTGTACCTGCTGCTGCCGGCGCTCGGGCTGGTGGCCTGGGGCGAGACCGGGCACGGGGGCGGTTTCCATGCCGGCTGGGGCCTGGGCACGGACCTGCTGCTGGTCCTGGGGGGCGTGATCACGGCCGGGCCGCTGGTCGGCTTCGCCTATGGCGTGCGGCGCATTCCGTTGTCATTGGTGGGGCTGTTGCAGTACATCGCGCCGACGTTGCAACTGCTGCTTGGGGTGGTGGTGTTCGGGGAGCCCTTCGGCGCGGCGCGTGCCATCGGCTTCGTCCTGATCTGGGTCGGGCTGGTGGCGTTCATCGGCGATACCCTGTTGCGCACCCGTCGCCTGCGGGTCTGA
- the yedA gene encoding drug/metabolite exporter YedA, with protein MSPPDSSTAPSRHAGLAVLTALLLVYVVWGSTYLGIRVALEHHMPPLLVTSGLRFVVAGSLTFAVLRWRGVAGPTRAQWRNVAIMGALLLGMGNGLVVLAETTVSSGLAAVAVASMPVWMGLFGLLRGQRATRAEWVGIVLGFAGVVWLNAGGTLTGSPMGLLCLLVAPAAWAFGSVWSRGRDLPTPVMTAAAQMLCGGILLMLVGALRGEGFPHWPPPLQGVLAVGYLAVFGSIVAFTAYVWLLHHVRPALAGSYAYVNPVIAVALGAWLLGERFTAHDLGAMVVILAGVVVISLAKVRRK; from the coding sequence ATGTCGCCCCCCGATTCCAGCACCGCCCCGTCCCGCCACGCTGGTCTTGCCGTGCTGACGGCGTTGTTGCTGGTGTACGTGGTCTGGGGGTCGACCTACCTGGGGATCCGGGTGGCGCTGGAGCACCACATGCCGCCGCTGCTGGTGACCTCCGGGCTGCGCTTCGTGGTCGCCGGCAGCCTGACGTTCGCGGTCCTGCGCTGGCGTGGCGTGGCTGGGCCGACCCGGGCGCAGTGGCGCAACGTGGCGATCATGGGTGCGCTGCTGCTGGGCATGGGCAACGGCCTGGTGGTGTTGGCCGAAACCACGGTCTCTTCCGGGCTGGCGGCCGTGGCGGTGGCCTCGATGCCGGTGTGGATGGGGCTGTTCGGCCTGCTGCGCGGGCAGCGCGCGACGCGGGCCGAATGGGTTGGCATCGTGCTCGGCTTTGCCGGCGTGGTCTGGCTCAATGCGGGGGGCACGCTCACCGGCAGTCCGATGGGTCTGCTGTGCCTGTTGGTCGCGCCGGCGGCCTGGGCGTTCGGCTCGGTGTGGTCGCGCGGGCGCGACCTGCCGACGCCGGTGATGACCGCCGCCGCGCAGATGCTCTGTGGCGGGATCCTGCTGATGCTGGTCGGCGCGTTGCGCGGCGAGGGGTTCCCGCATTGGCCGCCGCCGCTGCAGGGCGTGCTGGCCGTGGGCTATCTGGCCGTGTTCGGTTCGATCGTGGCCTTCACCGCCTATGTATGGCTGCTGCACCACGTGCGTCCGGCACTGGCTGGCAGCTACGCCTACGTCAATCCGGTGATCGCGGTGGCGTTGGGGGCCTGGCTGTTGGGCGAGCGCTTCACCGCGCATGACCTGGGAGCGATGGTGGTGATCCTGGCCGGCGTGGTGGTGATCAGCCTGGCCAAGGTGCGCAGGAAATGA
- a CDS encoding carboxy terminal-processing peptidase — MKAKLSYTLLALALTVPAVLIAQADTAKPAAPTDTSVVPMGPTADQQTTSKLVYGLLSDSRYAYRPRQLDDALSADIYKRYLDALDGSKQFFTAQDIQGFMPYETKLDDAIKSGQLAPAYDIFAVYRKRVAERVAYARNLVKHQNFDFNTDARWYYDREKAPWAANGKELDDIWYKSVMNDWLRLKLAGKKPDAIAQTLDKRYANIQRSVDELDSEDVFQSFMNAYTSAIDPHTDYFTPKTAENFNQQMSLSLEGIGAVLQRQDDTVVIREIVPGGPADLSKKLQPGSRIVGVGQGSDGAITDVIGWRTDDVVDLIRGKKGTRVRLEFIPPEGGLDGAHSMVTIVRDKVKLAEQAAKSEIMTLPASGDEPERRIGVVKLPAFYQDFEGRRRDPNNYTSATRDVRKLLDGFKKQHLDGVVMDLRNNGGGSLDEAVDLTGLFIDQGPVVQVRESGGRVSVSGDTTPGVSWDGPLAVLINRGSASASEIFAGAIQDYGRGLVIGETSFGKGTVQNLIDLDRWPANEGGQRFGQLKLTIAQFFRVAGGSTQHKGVVPDIAFPVTVDATEYGEDTYDNALPWTKIAPVQHTQYGNFAPILPKLEAMHDTRVKTDKEYQWWSEDVATFRAEAAKKYVSLNEADRRGERDKQQTQRKERQEERKTLGLPLDPLAGDLADDGLGASERDIVKDAQREKLADERPDPLLHESAAILGDAIQVLDQDQKLSAVVLPESTAPGSWAD; from the coding sequence ATGAAAGCCAAGCTCTCCTACACCCTGTTGGCCCTCGCCCTGACGGTTCCCGCCGTGCTCATCGCGCAGGCCGACACCGCCAAACCGGCGGCCCCCACCGACACCAGCGTGGTGCCGATGGGCCCCACGGCCGACCAGCAGACCACCTCCAAGCTGGTGTACGGACTGCTTTCGGACAGCCGCTACGCCTACCGGCCGCGGCAGCTGGACGATGCGCTCTCGGCGGACATCTACAAGCGTTACCTGGACGCGCTGGATGGCAGCAAGCAGTTCTTCACCGCGCAGGACATCCAGGGCTTCATGCCCTACGAGACCAAGCTGGACGACGCCATCAAGAGTGGCCAGCTGGCGCCGGCGTACGACATCTTCGCCGTGTACCGCAAGCGCGTCGCCGAGCGCGTCGCCTACGCGCGCAATCTGGTCAAGCACCAGAACTTCGATTTCAACACTGACGCGCGTTGGTACTACGACCGCGAGAAGGCGCCGTGGGCTGCCAACGGCAAGGAGCTGGACGACATCTGGTACAAGTCGGTGATGAACGACTGGCTGCGCCTGAAGCTGGCCGGCAAAAAGCCCGACGCCATCGCCCAGACCCTGGACAAGCGCTACGCCAACATCCAGCGCAGTGTGGACGAGCTGGATAGCGAGGACGTCTTCCAGTCCTTCATGAACGCCTATACCTCGGCGATCGACCCGCATACCGATTACTTCACGCCCAAGACCGCCGAGAACTTCAACCAGCAGATGTCGCTGTCCCTGGAGGGCATCGGCGCGGTGCTGCAGCGCCAGGACGACACCGTGGTGATCCGCGAAATCGTCCCCGGCGGCCCGGCCGACCTGTCCAAGAAGCTGCAGCCTGGCTCGCGCATCGTCGGCGTGGGGCAGGGCAGCGATGGTGCGATCACCGACGTGATCGGCTGGCGCACCGACGACGTGGTCGACCTGATCCGCGGCAAGAAGGGCACCCGCGTGCGCCTGGAGTTCATCCCGCCCGAGGGCGGCCTGGACGGCGCGCACAGCATGGTCACCATCGTGCGCGACAAGGTGAAGCTGGCCGAGCAGGCCGCCAAGAGCGAGATCATGACCCTGCCAGCCAGCGGCGATGAGCCCGAGCGCCGCATCGGCGTGGTCAAGCTGCCGGCGTTCTATCAGGACTTCGAGGGGCGTCGTCGCGATCCGAACAACTACACCTCGGCCACGCGCGACGTGCGCAAGCTGCTGGACGGCTTCAAGAAGCAGCACCTCGACGGCGTGGTGATGGACCTGCGCAACAACGGCGGCGGTTCGCTGGACGAGGCGGTCGACCTGACCGGGCTGTTCATCGACCAGGGCCCGGTGGTCCAGGTGCGTGAATCCGGCGGCCGTGTCTCGGTCAGTGGCGACACCACCCCGGGCGTGTCCTGGGATGGTCCGCTGGCGGTGCTGATCAACCGTGGGTCGGCCTCGGCCTCGGAAATCTTCGCCGGCGCCATCCAGGACTACGGCCGTGGCCTGGTGATTGGCGAGACCAGCTTCGGCAAGGGCACCGTGCAGAACCTGATCGACCTGGACCGGTGGCCGGCCAACGAAGGCGGGCAGCGCTTCGGCCAGCTGAAGTTGACCATCGCCCAGTTCTTCCGGGTGGCCGGTGGCAGCACCCAGCACAAGGGTGTGGTGCCGGACATCGCCTTCCCGGTGACGGTGGATGCGACCGAATACGGTGAGGACACCTACGACAACGCCTTGCCGTGGACCAAGATCGCCCCGGTCCAGCACACCCAGTACGGCAATTTCGCGCCGATCCTGCCCAAGCTGGAAGCCATGCACGACACCCGGGTCAAGACCGACAAGGAGTACCAGTGGTGGTCCGAGGACGTGGCGACCTTCCGCGCCGAGGCGGCCAAGAAGTACGTCTCGCTCAACGAGGCCGATCGCCGTGGCGAGCGCGACAAGCAGCAGACCCAGCGCAAGGAGCGCCAGGAAGAGCGCAAGACGCTTGGCCTGCCGCTGGACCCGCTGGCCGGCGACCTGGCTGACGACGGGCTGGGCGCGAGCGAGCGCGACATCGTCAAGGATGCCCAGCGCGAGAAGCTGGCCGATGAGCGTCCGGACCCGCTGCTGCATGAGTCCGCTGCGATCCTGGGAGACGCCATCCAGGTCCTGGATCAGGACCAGAAGCTGTCGGCCGTGGTCCTGCCCGAGTCCACCGCGCCGGGCAGCTGGGCCGACTGA
- the lipA gene encoding lipoyl synthase, which produces MDTTTPRQIPLQVVTAAPTASLEAGSKQLGGDKIGRSPVQFADAPALRKPSWIRVRIPSGNAVANLKAKLRENRLVTVCEEASCPNIHECFGHGTATFMILGEVCTRRCSFCDVAHGRPKPPDANEPASLGNTVADMGLKYVVVTSVDRDDLRDGGAQHFVDCITAIRERSPGTRIEVLTPDFRGKGRMERALEILAQNPPDVFNHNIETVPDLYRNVRPGADYQWSLTLLKNFKAQHPDIPTKSGIMLGLGETFEQIQATMRDLRAHDVDMITIGQYLQPTAHHHPVLHYWTPEDYKALERYGYELGFSHVASGPMVRSSYHADQQAMGAGVAG; this is translated from the coding sequence ATGGATACCACCACTCCCCGCCAGATCCCGCTGCAGGTCGTGACGGCCGCACCGACCGCTTCGCTGGAAGCGGGCTCCAAGCAGCTCGGTGGCGACAAGATCGGCAGGTCGCCGGTTCAGTTCGCCGACGCGCCGGCGCTGCGCAAGCCCTCCTGGATCCGCGTTCGGATCCCCTCCGGCAACGCGGTCGCCAACCTCAAGGCCAAGCTCCGCGAGAACCGCCTGGTGACCGTCTGCGAGGAAGCCAGCTGCCCGAACATCCACGAGTGCTTCGGCCACGGCACGGCGACCTTCATGATCCTGGGCGAGGTCTGCACCCGGCGCTGCTCGTTCTGCGACGTGGCCCACGGTCGTCCCAAGCCGCCTGATGCCAACGAGCCGGCCAGCCTGGGCAACACCGTGGCCGACATGGGTTTGAAGTACGTCGTGGTCACCAGCGTGGATCGCGACGACCTGCGTGATGGCGGTGCCCAGCATTTCGTCGACTGCATCACCGCGATCCGCGAGCGCTCGCCGGGCACGCGCATCGAGGTCCTGACCCCGGATTTCCGCGGCAAGGGCCGGATGGAGCGCGCGCTGGAGATCCTGGCGCAGAACCCGCCGGATGTGTTCAACCACAACATCGAGACCGTGCCGGACCTGTATCGCAACGTGCGTCCCGGTGCCGACTACCAATGGTCGCTGACCCTGCTGAAGAACTTCAAGGCGCAGCATCCGGACATCCCCACCAAGTCCGGCATCATGCTGGGCCTGGGCGAAACGTTCGAACAGATCCAGGCCACGATGCGCGACCTGCGCGCGCACGATGTGGACATGATCACCATCGGTCAGTACCTGCAGCCCACCGCGCACCACCATCCGGTCCTGCACTACTGGACGCCTGAGGACTACAAGGCGCTGGAGCGCTACGGCTACGAGCTGGGCTTCAGCCACGTCGCGTCCGGGCCGATGGTGCGCTCGTCCTACCATGCCGACCAGCAGGCCATGGGCGCGGGTGTCGCCGGCTGA
- a CDS encoding 3-deoxy-7-phosphoheptulonate synthase, with the protein MAPLTSDLRIRKIEPLHTPAELIAEFPCDDVASDTVAAARTALHEILHGRDDRLAVVIGPCSIHDPAAALEYARRLRPLRDALGGELEIIMRVYFEKPRTTVGWKGLINDPRLDGSFRINEGLATARSLLRQINLLGLPAGCEYLDVISPQYISDLVAWGAIGARTTESQIHREMASGLSCPVGFKNGTSGDVKIAVDAVGAASHPHHFLAVTKDGQSAIASTTGNPDCHVILRGGKVPNYDAAGVQAASEVLEKNGLAPRLMVDASHANSSKKPENQPRVIDDIAGQLEAGERRIVGVMVESHLVAGRQDLVDGQSLTYGQSITDGCIGWDDSVAVLERLAVAVKARRARKVSQAA; encoded by the coding sequence ATGGCCCCGCTCACTTCCGACCTGCGCATCCGCAAAATCGAGCCGTTGCATACGCCCGCCGAGCTGATCGCCGAATTCCCCTGCGACGACGTCGCCTCCGATACCGTGGCCGCCGCCCGCACCGCACTGCACGAGATCCTGCATGGGCGTGACGATCGCCTAGCGGTGGTGATCGGGCCATGCTCGATCCATGATCCGGCCGCTGCCCTGGAATACGCGCGTCGCCTGCGCCCGCTGCGCGATGCGCTGGGCGGCGAACTGGAAATCATCATGCGTGTGTATTTCGAGAAGCCGCGCACCACCGTGGGCTGGAAGGGTCTGATCAACGACCCGCGCCTGGATGGCAGCTTCCGCATCAACGAAGGCCTGGCCACCGCGCGCAGCCTGCTGCGCCAGATCAACCTGCTGGGCCTGCCGGCCGGTTGCGAATACCTGGACGTGATTTCCCCGCAGTACATTTCCGACCTGGTGGCCTGGGGCGCGATTGGTGCGCGCACCACCGAAAGCCAGATCCACCGCGAGATGGCCAGCGGCCTGTCCTGCCCGGTGGGCTTCAAGAACGGCACCAGCGGCGATGTGAAGATCGCCGTGGACGCGGTGGGCGCGGCCTCGCATCCGCATCATTTCCTGGCCGTCACCAAGGACGGGCAGTCGGCGATCGCCTCGACCACCGGCAACCCGGATTGCCACGTCATCCTGCGCGGCGGCAAGGTGCCCAACTATGACGCGGCCGGCGTGCAGGCGGCCAGCGAGGTGCTGGAGAAGAACGGCCTGGCACCGCGGCTGATGGTCGATGCTAGCCACGCCAACAGCAGCAAGAAGCCGGAGAACCAGCCCAGGGTGATCGACGATATCGCCGGACAGCTCGAGGCCGGTGAGCGCCGCATCGTCGGGGTGATGGTCGAAAGCCACCTGGTGGCCGGGCGTCAGGACCTGGTCGACGGACAGTCGCTGACCTACGGGCAGAGCATCACCGACGGCTGTATCGGCTGGGACGATTCGGTCGCCGTCCTCGAGCGCCTGGCCGTGGCGGTGAAGGCACGTCGCGCGCGCAAGGTCTCGCAGGCCGCCTGA